The following coding sequences lie in one Homalodisca vitripennis isolate AUS2020 chromosome X, UT_GWSS_2.1, whole genome shotgun sequence genomic window:
- the LOC124369126 gene encoding uncharacterized protein LOC124369126 — translation MLFISVYSLNFEIVQFSGAYMARINVVRIKVSHLKGHLAEYYLLACNNANDFYCEISETSPIEYFPSSHEAMSSNKLWVLTPAKRALCLEDHSVNFEFGNNHVVGKEVVEEISQKTYFISFNNSEKFCLTCLFNLKPQTACNNVLSLNGYAVSLFLHYLYISQKYLELVANHLAKNCSTLFRLQGKGFKVHQSELQINLIDPENHIMDIQWAKMACTTVHELRQLQYAMSWLSTLGGAFSALGEDQERCAKAAGMISIEQLRLALRLGDDVIIAQCKLYFSLSLIQRGMCQLAKRIIQEQYNSMKKRSVVDKKTINMCKGIWARLKYQLKKQRRSKKNFGLGV, via the exons atgttgtttatatctgtttacagtttaaattttgaaattgttcagTTTAGTGGGGCCTATATGGCAAGAATAAACGTAGTTCGTATCAAAGTTAGTCACTTGAAAGGACATTTAGCAGAATATTATTTGCTAGCTTGTAACAATGCTAACGATTTTTATTGCGAAATTTCAGAAACATCTCCCATTGAGTACTTTCCAAGCTCTCATGAGGCTATGTCAAGCAATAAGCTGTGGGTATTAACTCCAGCTAAACGTGCTCTGTGTTTGGAAGATCATTCCGTTAATTTTGAGTTTGGAAATAACCATGTTGTCGGGAAGGAAGTCGTTGAAGAAATTTCGCAAAAAACATACTTTATAAGTTTCAACAATTCTGAAAAATTCTGTTTAACTTGTCTATTTAATTTGAAACCACAGACAGCATGTAACAATGTTCTAAGTTTAAATGGGTATGCTGTGTCACTCttcctacattatttatatatatctcAAAAGTACCTAGAGCTTGTTGCAAATCATCTAGCAAAGAATTGTAGTACTTTGTTTAGGCTTCAGGGCAAGGGATTTAAGGTACATCAATCGGAACTTCAAATCAACCTGATTGACCCGGAGAATCACATAATGGATATACAATG GGCTAAGATGGCGTGTACAACTGTACATGAACTGCGTCAACTACAGTATGCGATGTCGTGGCTTTCTACATTGGGTGGAGCCTTTTCTGCATTAGGGGAAGATCAGGAGAGATGT GCCAAAGCTGCAGGAATGATATCCATTGAACAACTACGGCTTGCTCTCAGACTTGGGGATGATGTAATCATCGCTCAGtgtaaactatattttagttTGAGCCTTATACAGCGTGGAATGTGCCAACttgctaaaagaattattcaagaGCAGTATAATAGTATGAAAAAAAGATCTGTAGTcgataaaaaaaccattaatatGTGTAAAGGTATATGGGCAAGATTAAAATACCAACTAAAGAAACAAAGGAGATCAAAGAAAAACTTTGGCTTAGGTGTTTGA